Proteins encoded by one window of Chryseobacterium aquaeductus:
- a CDS encoding ribonucleotide-diphosphate reductase subunit beta — translation MGIFDKRVSYKPFEYPEVLQFTEAINKSFWVHSEVDFTADVQDFQSQLEPHEKNAVKNALLAIAQIEVSVKSFWGNLYNHLPKPELNGLGSTFAECEFRHSEAYSRLLEVLGYNEEFSHVVEVPALKKRIDFLSNVLKHANSATPKEYVSSLLLFSILIENVSLFSQFAIILSFTRFKGFLKNVSNIIAWTSIDEQIHANGGIYLINKIREEQPDLLTDSDIEDIYTLVDQSIELEGEILDWIFEMGELDKFSKQDLINFMKYRVDESLTKINMEKRYNTTAEQYSPMKWFEEEVFANSMDDFFAKRPVDYTKHDKSITANDLF, via the coding sequence ATGGGAATTTTTGACAAAAGAGTAAGCTACAAGCCATTTGAGTATCCTGAGGTTCTTCAGTTTACAGAAGCAATCAACAAATCATTTTGGGTACACTCGGAGGTTGATTTCACGGCAGATGTTCAGGATTTTCAGTCTCAATTGGAGCCGCATGAAAAAAATGCGGTAAAAAATGCACTTTTAGCGATTGCCCAGATTGAAGTTTCGGTAAAGTCATTTTGGGGAAACCTTTACAATCACCTTCCAAAACCTGAATTGAATGGTTTGGGATCTACATTCGCTGAGTGTGAATTCCGTCATTCTGAAGCCTACTCACGTCTGTTGGAAGTTTTAGGATATAACGAAGAATTTTCCCATGTTGTAGAAGTTCCTGCGTTGAAGAAGAGAATTGATTTCTTATCCAACGTGCTGAAACACGCCAATTCTGCAACACCAAAAGAATATGTTTCCTCTCTGCTTTTATTCAGTATTCTGATTGAGAATGTGTCTTTATTCTCGCAGTTTGCAATTATTTTATCATTTACAAGATTTAAAGGTTTCCTGAAAAATGTTTCCAACATTATTGCATGGACGTCTATTGATGAGCAAATTCACGCAAACGGCGGAATTTATCTGATCAATAAAATCCGTGAAGAGCAGCCGGATCTTTTGACCGATTCAGATATTGAAGATATTTACACTTTGGTAGACCAATCGATCGAACTGGAAGGAGAAATTCTTGACTGGATCTTTGAAATGGGTGAACTGGATAAATTCTCTAAACAAGATCTGATCAACTTTATGAAATACCGTGTTGACGAAAGTTTAACCAAAATCAACATGGAAAAACGTTACAACACCACTGCAGAACAATACAGCCCGATGAAGTGGTTTGAAGAAGAAGTTTTCGCTAATTCTATGGACGATTTCTTCGCAAAAAGACCGGTGGATTATACGAAGCATGATAAGAGTATTACGGCGAATGATCTTTTCTAA
- a CDS encoding ABC transporter ATP-binding protein, whose product MLVIQDLHKSYDTGKSKLHVLKGINLNIAEGEFVSIMGSSGSGKSTLLNIIGILDEKDSGVYDLDGIPIEHLNEVKAAEYRSKFLGFVFQSFNLIGYKTALDNVALPLYYQNVPRKERNQRAMEYLEKVGLTQWATHLPNELSGGQKQRVAIARALITNPKVVLADEPTGALDSKTTHDIMKLLQDINNEGKTIIVVTHEPDVAAQTKRNVILRDGIIESDEFIKQIVL is encoded by the coding sequence ATGTTAGTAATTCAGGATCTACATAAATCATACGATACGGGAAAGAGTAAACTTCACGTTCTCAAGGGTATTAATCTTAATATTGCTGAAGGTGAATTCGTCTCTATTATGGGAAGTTCGGGTTCCGGAAAATCAACTTTATTGAATATTATAGGGATTCTGGATGAAAAAGACAGTGGTGTTTACGATCTCGACGGAATTCCGATTGAACATCTTAACGAAGTAAAAGCGGCTGAATATCGCTCGAAATTTCTTGGTTTTGTTTTCCAGTCTTTTAATTTGATTGGATACAAAACAGCTTTAGATAATGTTGCGCTTCCTTTGTACTACCAAAATGTACCAAGAAAAGAACGTAACCAAAGAGCAATGGAGTATTTGGAAAAGGTTGGTTTAACACAATGGGCAACGCATCTTCCCAACGAGCTTTCGGGTGGACAAAAACAAAGAGTTGCAATTGCCAGAGCATTAATTACCAATCCAAAAGTAGTTTTAGCCGATGAGCCGACCGGAGCATTAGATTCAAAAACTACTCACGATATTATGAAACTCCTTCAGGATATCAACAATGAAGGTAAAACAATCATCGTGGTAACCCACGAACCCGATGTTGCCGCACAAACTAAAAGAAATGTCATCCTGCGAGACGGAATTATTGAGAGTGACGAGTTTATAAAGCAGATTGTGCTTTAA
- a CDS encoding ABC transporter permease, with protein MFDLDRWQEIFSSIRSNVLRTVLSGFTVALGLYIFIVLFGIGNGLQNAFQQGFTRDAQNLITIFTGRTNIAYGGLQADRNITLNNSDYEALIKSQPEKVQYSTPRYSTNFLVKYGKESGSYQISGANDEEAFIENRKLMNGRFISKRDIENNQYVAVIGRMVQRDLIKNGDPVGKDLEINGSIFKVIGVFSDDGGDWDERMISVPVSTLQQVKKGSDTINTVFIAYDEKMQPDQAIKYGKDLERELRARKKVSPDDQNAVGVNNRAEGLQDSFTFLFVITIIVGFIGMGTLLAGIIGISNIMVYIVKERTKEIGVRKAIGAKPRSIVALIMQESIVITVISGFVGVGVGVLTLELIGDSLEKYFIKDPSVGWGLIFAAFISLVISGLIAGFIPAYRASRIRPIEALRTE; from the coding sequence ATGTTTGACCTAGATCGATGGCAGGAAATATTCAGTTCTATTCGCAGTAATGTATTGCGAACGGTGCTTTCGGGTTTTACGGTGGCTTTGGGATTGTATATCTTCATTGTGCTTTTCGGTATTGGAAATGGTTTACAGAATGCTTTTCAACAGGGTTTTACAAGAGATGCACAGAATCTGATTACCATCTTTACGGGTCGTACCAATATTGCCTACGGAGGTCTTCAAGCAGATAGAAATATCACTCTGAATAATTCGGATTATGAAGCTCTGATAAAATCTCAACCCGAAAAAGTGCAATATTCAACTCCCCGATATTCTACAAATTTTCTTGTCAAATATGGTAAAGAAAGTGGAAGTTACCAGATTTCCGGTGCCAATGACGAAGAAGCTTTTATTGAAAACCGAAAGCTGATGAACGGAAGGTTTATCTCCAAAAGAGATATAGAAAATAATCAATATGTTGCTGTAATCGGAAGAATGGTACAGCGAGATTTGATAAAAAATGGAGATCCTGTAGGAAAAGATTTAGAAATCAACGGCAGCATTTTCAAAGTGATCGGAGTCTTTAGTGATGATGGAGGAGATTGGGATGAAAGAATGATCAGTGTTCCTGTATCTACGCTTCAGCAGGTTAAAAAAGGTTCAGACACGATCAATACTGTTTTTATTGCTTACGATGAAAAAATGCAGCCCGATCAGGCAATAAAATATGGAAAGGATCTTGAAAGAGAATTGAGAGCAAGGAAAAAAGTTTCCCCTGATGACCAAAACGCAGTAGGCGTTAATAATCGTGCAGAAGGATTACAAGATTCTTTTACTTTCCTTTTTGTGATTACGATTATTGTAGGATTTATTGGGATGGGTACTTTACTTGCCGGAATCATCGGAATCAGTAATATCATGGTGTACATTGTAAAAGAACGCACCAAGGAAATAGGAGTACGGAAAGCCATCGGAGCCAAACCAAGAAGTATCGTTGCGTTAATCATGCAGGAAAGTATTGTAATCACGGTAATTTCAGGGTTTGTGGGAGTAGGTGTAGGTGTACTTACTTTAGAATTAATAGGAGACAGTTTAGAAAAATATTTTATAAAAGATCCTAGTGTAGGTTGGGGATTGATCTTTGCGGCATTTATCAGTCTTGTAATTTCTGGGTTGATTGCCGGTTTTATTCCTGCGTACAGAGCCTCACGAATCAGGCCTATAGAAGCTTTGAGAACGGAATAG